The bacterium genomic interval AGGTGATTGAAAACACAAATAACATGCCATACTGCCGGATCAAATAAAATGTTTTTATTTAAAATATGTATCTTCTTGTCTTTTGTTTTAAATGAAAAATTCATTAACATGGCACGAGCCGTAAACCCTAAAAATAATAATAGCGATAAACAAATACAACCCAAAATAACACCTGCAGCAATACTATGAAGATCAAACAATATCGGAGTTAATAATGCAAATATAAATAACACAAAAATTACCAGATAACCGATAAAGTATCTGTCGATAACTGAAAATAGCTTCATTGTAAATATTTTTTTTATGGTTTATTAAGACTCATAAATTCTGAGAATACTTCGTGCACGTCCCGTTTTATCATCAATCTCCACCACCACCCCGCTGAACCTCACGTCTCCCTCGGCCGGGGCGAACTTGGCCGGCATCTGGTCCAGAAAGCGCTTTATGATCCCTTCCTTCTCCATCCCTATCACGCCTTCAAAGCCCCCGCACATCCCGGCGTCGGTGATGTAGGCCGTGCCCAGCGGTAAAATCCGCTCGTCGGCCGTCATCACGTGGGTGTGGGTGCCGATGACCGCGGACACCCGGCCGTCCAGGTACCAGCCCATGGCGATCTTCTCGGAAGTGGCCTCGGCGTGGATGTCCACCAAAATGATGTCGGTCTCTTTTTTGATCTCCTTCAGCGCCTTGTCCGCCGCCTTAAAGGGGCAGTCGGTGGTGGACAGGAACACCCGGCCCAGGAGATTGAGCACGCCGACTTTTGCGCCGTTCTCCGCCTTGTAAACTCCGTAAGGAAAACCCACCGACTCTTCGGGATAGTTGGCCGGCCGCAGGATGCGCTTTTCGCTGGAGAGAAAGGGAATGATCTCCTTCTTGTCCCACAGGTGGTTGCCGGTGGTCAGCACGTCTATCCCCAGGGCAAAAAGCTCCTTGGCCACGGTCACGGTCAGCCCGAAGCCGGCCGCCGCGTTCTCGCCGTTGGCGATCACGAAGTCCACCCCGTGCTCCTTGACGATCTCCGGCAGGATGTGCCTGACCGCGCTCCGCCCCGGGCTCCCGATGATGTCGCCGATGAACAGTATTTTCATTCTTCCCACTAAATACACGAAAGAACACTAAAATTAATTTCAAATTCGCTTAAAGGAATAAGAAATCGGTTAATCCTTTTCGCGAGTTTTAGTGTGTTTCGTGGGCAAGTTAAATAGTATTTTCATTCTTCCCACTAAATACACGAAAGAACACTAAAAACTTTTTACTTATTTAATCTCCTCGGGAACCTTTTTGGAACCTGGTATTCCCTGAAGCTATTGAATAATACGTTATCCCTTTTCGCGGGTTTTAGTGTGTTTCGTGCCTGCGCGCTGTAGCGCTATGGCGCGCAAGCGTGGGCAAGCTATTTTGCGTAACCAACTCCGCGGGTCTCGCGGATGACGGTGACCTTGATCTGCCCCGGGTACTGCAGCGACTGCTCTATCTTGTGGGCGATCTCCCCGGCCATCTCGGTCACCCGGTTGTCGTTGACGTCCTCGGGGATCACCATGATCCGCACCTCGCGGCCGGCCTGGATGGCGTAGGCCTTGCTGATGCCCTTGAAGGAATAGGCCACTTCCTCCAGCTTCTCCAGCCGCTTGACGTAGGCCTCCAGCGATTCCCTTCTGGCCCCGGGCCTGGCGCCAGATATGGCGTCGGCCGCCGCGATCAGCACCGAGTACAGCGAGGTGGCCTCGATGTCCTCGTGGTGGGCTCCGATGGCGTTGATGACCAGGGCCGATTCGCCGTAGCGCTTGGCCAGGTCCATCCCGATCTGGGTGTGGGTACCCTCGATGTTGTGGTCCACCGATTTGCCGATGTCATGCAGCAGCCCGCAGCGCTTGGCTATGGACTGGTCCAGTTCCAGCTCCCCGGCCATCACGCTGGCCAAAAAGGCCACTTCCTTGGAATGCTGCAATACGTTCTGGCCGTAGCTGGTACGGTATTTCAGGCGCCCCAAAAGCACCATCAGCTCGGGGTGCAGGCCGGCCACGCCGACCTCCAAAGCCAGGCCCTCGCCGGCCTCCCGAATGCTGCGGTCCACTTCCAGCTTGGCCTTCTCGATCACTTCCTCGATCCGGGCCGGCTGGATCCGGCCGTCGGAGATCAGTTTCTCCATGCCGATCCTGGCTATTTCCCGGCGCACCGGGTCAAAGCCCGAGATCACGATGGCCTCCGGCGTGTCGTCTATCAGCACTTCCACCCCGGTGGCGGCCTCAAAGGCCCTGATGTTGCGGCCTTCCCGTCCGATGATCCGGCCCTTCATCTCGTCCGAGGCCAGGGGCACCACGGACACCGTGGTCTCGGCGGTGTGCTCGCCGGAGTAGCGCTGGATGGCCAGCCCTATGATCTGCTTGGCCTCCTTCTCGGCGTTGTCCCGGGCCTCGTCCCGGATGGTCTTTATCAGCTGGGCCGCCTCGTGCCGGGCCTGGGTCTCCAGGTTCTGCATCAGCTGCTTCTTGGCCTCCTCCTGGGTCAGGCCGGCTATCTGCTCCAGCTTGGCGTTCTGCTCGTCGATCATGGTGGTCAGCCGCTCGTCCTTGGCCCGGATCACCCGTTCCTTGGCCACCAGGTCCCGCTCCCGGATCTCCACTTCCTTTTCCTTGCGGCTGATGATGTCCACCTTGCGGTCGTTCTGCTTTTCCTTTTCCAGTATCCGGTTCTCGGCTTCCTTCAGCTCGTGGCGCTTGCCCTGGGTCTCTTTTTCAAAGTTGTTCTTGAGCTTGTACCATTCTTCCTTGGCCGAAACCTGGGCCTCCTTCTTGTAGGTGGCCGCCTCCCGCTGGGCCTCGTTGATCATCTTCTCGGCCAGCTTCTGGGCGTCGCCGATCCTGGCTTCCCCCATTTTCTTGTGCAGCAGGTATCCAAAGAAGAAGCCCAGCCCCAGGCATACCAGCGATATTGTTATCCACAGTACTATCAGCATTTTTTCCTTTCCTTTTCATGTTGCCCGGCCTTGCTCTGATCCGGGTCGGTCAATAACTTGGTAATGATTTTTGTTTTGGGTTAAGATTTCGAAGGACACTTTTACCACGGAAACACGGAACGAGGAAACTTGCTGGTCTTGATGTTTTTGCCTTTGAGGTTTTGTTCCGTGTCTTCCCGTTTTCGGTGTTTCTGTGGTAAGTCCCAGCCTTTTAATGTTCCGGAAATAAAAAATTCCCCGCCTGTGCCGGTCGAAAGGACACTTTGAACCTATTCAAAAAATGGTGCCGCCTCAGACGGTTAAGGCTTCCCCCCAATTAAGGAAGGCATGCACACCGCGCCCGAAGGTTTAGGCCCTAAGTGAACAGGTGTTGGCTCAAAAATGATCCAATCGATACGGACACCGCAGGGAAATAAAGAACTAATAATATACCAAAAACCGGGAGGCGTTTCATCCTCCGCTTCGGCTAATATAAC includes:
- a CDS encoding TIGR00282 family metallophosphoesterase is translated as MKILFIGDIIGSPGRSAVRHILPEIVKEHGVDFVIANGENAAAGFGLTVTVAKELFALGIDVLTTGNHLWDKKEIIPFLSSEKRILRPANYPEESVGFPYGVYKAENGAKVGVLNLLGRVFLSTTDCPFKAADKALKEIKKETDIILVDIHAEATSEKIAMGWYLDGRVSAVIGTHTHVMTADERILPLGTAYITDAGMCGGFEGVIGMEKEGIIKRFLDQMPAKFAPAEGDVRFSGVVVEIDDKTGRARSILRIYES
- the rny gene encoding ribonuclease Y, producing MLIVLWITISLVCLGLGFFFGYLLHKKMGEARIGDAQKLAEKMINEAQREAATYKKEAQVSAKEEWYKLKNNFEKETQGKRHELKEAENRILEKEKQNDRKVDIISRKEKEVEIRERDLVAKERVIRAKDERLTTMIDEQNAKLEQIAGLTQEEAKKQLMQNLETQARHEAAQLIKTIRDEARDNAEKEAKQIIGLAIQRYSGEHTAETTVSVVPLASDEMKGRIIGREGRNIRAFEAATGVEVLIDDTPEAIVISGFDPVRREIARIGMEKLISDGRIQPARIEEVIEKAKLEVDRSIREAGEGLALEVGVAGLHPELMVLLGRLKYRTSYGQNVLQHSKEVAFLASVMAGELELDQSIAKRCGLLHDIGKSVDHNIEGTHTQIGMDLAKRYGESALVINAIGAHHEDIEATSLYSVLIAAADAISGARPGARRESLEAYVKRLEKLEEVAYSFKGISKAYAIQAGREVRIMVIPEDVNDNRVTEMAGEIAHKIEQSLQYPGQIKVTVIRETRGVGYAK